From the genome of Pseudomonas helvetica:
AAATAGAACGCCAGGTCGCTGCGCCCTTGCAGCAAGTCGTCGGCTTCGTGTTCGTTGCACAGGTCCAGATGAATATGCGGATGCCGCAGGCGCCAGCCTTTCAGGCGTGGCACCAGCCAACGAGCGCCGAAGGTTGAAGGCGTGGACACGCGTAATACTTCGGTCTCACCACCGTAGGAACGCAGGTAGTGGGTCGACATCTCGACTTGCGAGAGAATTTTTCGCACTTCAACCAGGTACAAATCCCCGGCCGGAGTCATTTGCAGGCGTCGACGTACCCGGCGAAACAGCAGGTGCTGCAACAGCTCTTCGAGTTGCGCGACCTGTTTGCTCACGGCGCTCTGGGTCAGGTTCAGCTCTTCGGCGGCGCGGGTGAAGCTCAGGTGACGCGTGACCGCCTCGAAACACTGCAACGCAGTGATCGATGGCAAATGGCGTTTATTCAGCATGGGAGGGCCCTTGTTCTTGTTGCAACGCTTTGCATGAATAAACGGAATGATATCTCGCTTAATCGTCGTTTGTTGGCAAGTCTCGGGGCGGCTACAACTATAGGCTTGAAGCCCCTCGTCAGCGGGCTGTGAATTTTCTGCTTTTCACGTTGAAGGAGTGACCCATGGTTGCCGCATTGCTTGATCGCTTGGGGGTGAACCCGGCCCTGTACCAGAACGGCAAACAGCCCGTGCATTCACCGATCGACGGCAGCCATATTGCCTCGGTGAACTGGGAAGGCGCTGCTGAAGTCGAGCAGCAGGTCAGTCGCGCAGAGCATGCGTTCGACCTCTGGCGCAAGGTTCCGGCGCCGCGTCGTGGTGAACTGGTGCGCCAGTTCGGCGAAGTGCTGCGCGAGTACAAAGCTGATCTGGGCGAGCTGGTGTCCTGGGAAGCCGGCAAGATCACTCAGGAAGGTCTGGGGGAAGTTCAGGAGATGATCGACATCTGCGACTTCGCCGTCGGTCTGTCGCGTCAGCTCTACGGTTTGACCATCGCCTCCGAACGTCCGGGCCACCACATGCGTGAGTCCTGGCATCCACTGGGCGTGGTCGGGGTGATCAGCGCGTTCAACTTCCCGGTCGCGGTCTGGGCCTGGAACACCACACTGGCGCTGGTCTGCGGCAACTCGGTGATCTGGAAACCGTCGGAGAAAACCCCGCTTACCGCACTGGCCTGCCAGGCGCTGTTCGAGCGCGTATTGAAGAATTTCAGCGATGCGCCGGAGTACCTGAGCCAGGTGATCATCGGCGGCCGCGATGCCGGTGAAGCGCTGGTGGACGACCCGCGTGTGGCCTTGATCAGCGCCACCGGCAGCACCCGCATGGGCCGTGAAGTGGCACCGAAAATCGCCGCACGCTTTGCTCGCAGCATTCTGGAGCTGGGCGGCAACAACGCGATGATCCTTGGCCCGAGCGCCGACCTCGACATGGCGGTGCGGGCGATTCTGTTCAGTGCAGTCGGCACCGCCGGTCAGCGTTGCACCACTCTGCGTCGCTTGATCGCCCATGAATCGGTCAAGGAAGAGATCGTCACCCGCCTCAAGGCGGCGTATTCCAAAGTGCGCATCGGCCATCCGCTGGAAGGCAATCTGGTTGGCCCGCTGATCGACAAGCACAGCTTTGAAAACATGCAGGACGCGCTGGAACAAGCCTTGAGCGAAGGCGGCCGGGTATTTGGTGGCCAGCGTCAGCTCGAAGACAAGTTCCCGAACGCTTACTACGTTTCGCCGGCCATCGTCGAAATGCCGGAGCAGAGCGATGTGGTGCGCAGCGAAACCTTCGCGCCGATTCTGTACGTGGTTGGCTATAAAGACTTCGCCGAAGCGCTGCGCCTGAACAATGCGGTGCCACAAGGTCTGTCGTCGTGCATCTTCACCACTGACGTGCGTGAGGCCGAGCAGTTCATGTCGGCAGTGGGCAGCGACTGCGGCATCGCCAACGTCAACATCGGTCCGAGCGGCGCGGAAATCGGCGGCGCCTTTGGAGGAGAGAAAGAAACCGGCGGCGGTCGCGAGTCCGGCTCCGATGCATGGCGCGGCTACATGCGTCGCCAGACCAACACCGTCAACTACTCACTGGAGTTGCCGCTGGCCCAGGGGATTACCTTCGACTGAAGGGCCTCATCGCGGGCAAGCCTTGCTCCTACAAATTTGGTTCCATCGGCACAAGTCCCGTAGGAGCAAGGCTTGCCCGCGATGCTTTGCTTTGTTGTTTGTTGTTTGTTGGGTTTCTGATCGGAGTCTGGCGATGCCGTTACGCGAAGAGTGCTTATGGGAAAAACTGACGCCGCAACGGCCTGACCGGGCGGCGCTCAAGGGCGAGGTGACGGTGGATGTCTGCGTGATCGGCGCCGGATTCACCGGTTTATCAGCGGCGGTGCATTTGCTGGAGCAGGGCAAAAGCGTCTGCGTGCTCGAGGCCAAGCGCTGCGGGCAGGGCGGTTCGGGGCGCAACGTCGGGTTGGTGAATGCCGGGATGTGGATTCCCCCGGACGAGATTGAAGCCGGGTTCGGCGAAGCGATCGGCAGCCAGCTCAATCGCATGCTTGGCGCGGCGCCTGCTTTGGTGTTCAGCCTGATCGACAAATACAACATCGATTGCCAGTTGCGTCGCGAGGGTACGCTGCACATGGCGCACAACGCCCGTGGCGAAGCCGATCTGCGCAGTCGTGAAGAACAA
Proteins encoded in this window:
- a CDS encoding aldehyde dehydrogenase family protein, which gives rise to MVAALLDRLGVNPALYQNGKQPVHSPIDGSHIASVNWEGAAEVEQQVSRAEHAFDLWRKVPAPRRGELVRQFGEVLREYKADLGELVSWEAGKITQEGLGEVQEMIDICDFAVGLSRQLYGLTIASERPGHHMRESWHPLGVVGVISAFNFPVAVWAWNTTLALVCGNSVIWKPSEKTPLTALACQALFERVLKNFSDAPEYLSQVIIGGRDAGEALVDDPRVALISATGSTRMGREVAPKIAARFARSILELGGNNAMILGPSADLDMAVRAILFSAVGTAGQRCTTLRRLIAHESVKEEIVTRLKAAYSKVRIGHPLEGNLVGPLIDKHSFENMQDALEQALSEGGRVFGGQRQLEDKFPNAYYVSPAIVEMPEQSDVVRSETFAPILYVVGYKDFAEALRLNNAVPQGLSSCIFTTDVREAEQFMSAVGSDCGIANVNIGPSGAEIGGAFGGEKETGGGRESGSDAWRGYMRRQTNTVNYSLELPLAQGITFD